The following proteins come from a genomic window of Lolium rigidum isolate FL_2022 chromosome 5, APGP_CSIRO_Lrig_0.1, whole genome shotgun sequence:
- the LOC124651193 gene encoding putative glucose-6-phosphate 1-epimerase isoform X3 yields the protein MHQFVQFQGVPLKFGSNGNLEQHGFARNRLWTIDDNPPPLPVNPSIKAFVDIILKPNEDDLKIWPHRIALDALGDLSLTSDGRPFPYTFAYHTNFSVSDISHRWAALTPREALSTHHNQWWCS from the exons ATGCATCAGTTCGTTCAGTTTCAAGGCGTTCCTTTGAAG TTTGGATCTAATGGAAATCTTGAGCAGCATGGATTTGCAAGGAATCGGCTTTGGACAATTGATGATAATCCACCCCCTTTACCAGTAAATCCTTCAATTAAAGCTTTTGTTGATATTATCCTGAAGCCTAATGAAGATGATTTAAAAATATGGCCCCACAG AATTGCTCTTGATGCTTTGGGGGATTTGAGTCTCACGTCTGATGGAAGACCTTTTCCTTATACATTTGCATATCATACAAACTTCTCTGTTTCTGACATAAG TCACCGCTGGGCAGCCCTGACTCCCCGTGAGGCACTGAGCACACATCACAATCAATGGTGGTGCAGCTAA
- the LOC124651193 gene encoding putative glucose-6-phosphate 1-epimerase isoform X4: MHQFVQFQGVPLKFGSNGNLEQHGFARNRLWTIDDNPPPLPVNPSIKAFVDIILKPNEDDLKIWPHSFEFGFRIALDALGDLSLTSDGRPFPYTFAYHTNFSVSDIRVQLLPTARSRANN; encoded by the exons ATGCATCAGTTCGTTCAGTTTCAAGGCGTTCCTTTGAAG TTTGGATCTAATGGAAATCTTGAGCAGCATGGATTTGCAAGGAATCGGCTTTGGACAATTGATGATAATCCACCCCCTTTACCAGTAAATCCTTCAATTAAAGCTTTTGTTGATATTATCCTGAAGCCTAATGAAGATGATTTAAAAATATGGCCCCACAG TTTTGAGTTTGGCTTCAGAATTGCTCTTGATGCTTTGGGGGATTTGAGTCTCACGTCTGATGGAAGACCTTTTCCTTATACATTTGCATATCATACAAACTTCTCTGTTTCTGACATAAG AGTACAACTGCTTCCAACTGCACGAAGTAGAGCCAATAATTGA
- the LOC124651193 gene encoding putative glucose-6-phosphate 1-epimerase isoform X1, with product MHQFVQFQGVPLKFGSNGNLEQHGFARNRLWTIDDNPPPLPVNPSIKAFVDIILKPNEDDLKIWPHSFEFGFRIALDALGDLSLTSDGRPFPYTFAYHTNFSVSDISHRWAALTPREALSTHHNQWWCS from the exons ATGCATCAGTTCGTTCAGTTTCAAGGCGTTCCTTTGAAG TTTGGATCTAATGGAAATCTTGAGCAGCATGGATTTGCAAGGAATCGGCTTTGGACAATTGATGATAATCCACCCCCTTTACCAGTAAATCCTTCAATTAAAGCTTTTGTTGATATTATCCTGAAGCCTAATGAAGATGATTTAAAAATATGGCCCCACAG TTTTGAGTTTGGCTTCAGAATTGCTCTTGATGCTTTGGGGGATTTGAGTCTCACGTCTGATGGAAGACCTTTTCCTTATACATTTGCATATCATACAAACTTCTCTGTTTCTGACATAAG TCACCGCTGGGCAGCCCTGACTCCCCGTGAGGCACTGAGCACACATCACAATCAATGGTGGTGCAGCTAA
- the LOC124651193 gene encoding putative glucose-6-phosphate 1-epimerase isoform X2: MHQFVQFQGVPLKFGSNGNLEQHGFARNRLWTIDDNPPPLPVNPSIKAFVDIILKPNEDDLKIWPHSFEFGFRIALDALGDLSLTSDGRPFPYTFAYHTNFSVSDIRFLVIVVHVVCLIVVVIGL, from the exons ATGCATCAGTTCGTTCAGTTTCAAGGCGTTCCTTTGAAG TTTGGATCTAATGGAAATCTTGAGCAGCATGGATTTGCAAGGAATCGGCTTTGGACAATTGATGATAATCCACCCCCTTTACCAGTAAATCCTTCAATTAAAGCTTTTGTTGATATTATCCTGAAGCCTAATGAAGATGATTTAAAAATATGGCCCCACAG TTTTGAGTTTGGCTTCAGAATTGCTCTTGATGCTTTGGGGGATTTGAGTCTCACGTCTGATGGAAGACCTTTTCCTTATACATTTGCATATCATACAAACTTCTCTGTTTCTGACATAAG GTTTCTTGTGATAGTTGTGCATGTGGTTTGTCTGATTGTGGTGGTTATTGGGCTGTAG